The DNA segment CGTGTCAACTGTCCAAAACGGATGCTCTACATACTTAACTTTTCCTATTGTGCCTTTTCTTCCAATCAATACAGAAGGTTTATCATAAAGAGCGGTTGTCGCATACCCCATCAGTCCACCAGTACCATAGATAGGAATGTTTCCACTTTCTGAAAGAACTTTTTTTTGATTCTTTCCGTATTTAATAGTTGCCAAGTCGGAAAGAGCGTATCTATTAAATTTCATATCCAATCGCCCCCAGTTTCTTACGTATTTCGTCCTCCAGTTCGTGAGACTTTGCAAACATCTCCGATAATTCAGAAGTAAGACGGGTCATCTTTTCTTCAAACGGTTCTCCGTCATCCTCAACTTCTTCAATACCGACATATCTGCCCGGTGTCAAAATGAAGTCCTGCTTTTCGATTTCCTGAAGGTCGACAACAGCACAGAAACCTTTTACATCTTCGAGAGTGCCATCTTGAAACGCCGTAAATGTATCTGCCAACTTTTGAATATCATCATCGGTAAAATCTCTGTGCTTACGGTCAACCATATAACCCATTTTGCGGGCGTCGATAAAGAGGGTTTTGCCTTTTTGCTTTTTGTTCTTGGTAATAAACCAAAGCGTAACAGGAATGGTAACGCTGTAAAAGAGCTGAGTCGGCAGAGCGACGATGCCTTCCACAAGGTCAGCCTGAATAATGTTCTTTCTGATTTCTCCCTCGCCGCTGGACTGAGAGGACAACGCACCGTTAGCAAGTACAAGACCGATTTTCCCATTCGGTGCAAGGTGGTGTATCATATGCTGAATCCACGCATAGTTGGCATTGCCGGCAGGCGGTGTTCCGTATTTCCAACGAACATCTTCTTTGAGCTTTTCCTGTCCCCAGTTGGAAAGATTGAAAGGCGGATTTGCCATAATGAAATCTGCTTTCAGTGTTTTATGTAAGTCATTGAAGAATGTATCTGCTTGATATGCACCGAAGTCAGCATCAATGCCACGAATAGCCATATTCATTTTAGCCATTTTCCAAGTGTCAGCATTGGACTCCTG comes from the Blautia liquoris genome and includes:
- a CDS encoding type I restriction-modification system subunit M, encoding MASSNNANIGFEKQIWDAACVLWGHIPAAEYRKVIVGLIFLRYISSAFEKRYQQLVDEGDGFEDDKDAYAEDNIFFVPEDARWSKIASVAHTPEIGTVIDEAMRAIEKENTTLKNVLPKNYASPDLDKRVLGDVVDLFTNMDMGDTEESKDLLGRTYEYCIQQFAAYEGVKGGEFYTPASIVKTIVAILKPFKNCRIYDPCCGSGGMFVQSAKFIQAHSGKRGEIAVYGQESNADTWKMAKMNMAIRGIDADFGAYQADTFFNDLHKTLKADFIMANPPFNLSNWGQEKLKEDVRWKYGTPPAGNANYAWIQHMIHHLAPNGKIGLVLANGALSSQSSGEGEIRKNIIQADLVEGIVALPTQLFYSVTIPVTLWFITKNKKQKGKTLFIDARKMGYMVDRKHRDFTDDDIQKLADTFTAFQDGTLEDVKGFCAVVDLQEIEKQDFILTPGRYVGIEEVEDDGEPFEEKMTRLTSELSEMFAKSHELEDEIRKKLGAIGYEI